One segment of Platichthys flesus chromosome 15, fPlaFle2.1, whole genome shotgun sequence DNA contains the following:
- the puraa gene encoding purine-rich element binding protein Aa — MADRDSGSEQGGAATGPGFGSMHLATGGAGSATGLQHETQELASKRVDIQNKRFYLDVKQNAKGRFLKIAEVGAGGNKSRLTLSMSVAVEFRDYLGDFIEHYAQLGPSNPSLVQDEPRRALKSEFLVRENRKYYMDLKENQRGRFLRIRQTVNRGPGLGSTQGQTIALPAQGLIEFRDALAKLIDDYGVEDEPAELPEGSSLTVDNKRFFFDVGSNKYGVFMRVSEVKPTYRNSITVPYKVWSKFGNTFSKYAEEMKKIQEKQREKRASEQQQQEEMQADDGDED; from the coding sequence ATGGCGGACAGAGACAGTGGAagtgagcagggaggagcagccACGGGCCCAGGCTTCGGCTCCATGCACCTGGCGACCGGAGGGGCGGGCTCGGCCACCGGCCTCCAGCACGAGACCCAGGAGCTGGCGTCGAAGCGGGTTGACATCCAGAACAAGCGCTTCTATCTGGACGTGAAGCAGAACGCGAAGGGCCGCTTCTTGAAGATAGCAGAAGTCGGGGCCGGTGGAAACAAGAGCCGCCTCACTCTCTCCATGTCCGTGGCGGTCGAGTTCCGCGACTACTTGGGGGACTTCATCGAACACTATGCCCAGCTGGGTCCCAGCAACCCGAGCTTGGTCCAAGACGAGCCCCGGCGGGCGCTGAAGAGCGAGTTCTTGGTGCGGGAGAATCGGAAATACTACATGGATCTGAAAGAGAACCAGAGGGGTCGGTTCTTGAGGATTCGGCAGACCGTTAACCGGGGGCCCGGTTTGGGATCCACGCAAGGCCAGACCATCGCTCTCCCGGCCCAGGGACTTATTGAGTTTCGTGACGCTTTGGCTAAACTTATTGACGATTACGGTGTAGAGGACGAACCTGCGGAGTTGCCCGAAGGGTCGTCATTGACTGTGGACAACAAGCGGTTCTTCTTCGACGTCGGATCCAATAAGTATGGTGTGTTCATGAGGGTAAGCGAGGTGAAGCCCACGTACCGCAACTCGATCACCGTGCCCTACAAAGTGTGGTCCAAATTTGGGAATACTTTCAGTAAATATGccgaggagatgaagaagatcCAGGAGAAACAGCGCGAGAAGAGGGCTAGcgagcagcagcaacaagagGAGATGCAGGCGGACGATGGAGACGAGGATTGA